CCCATCGGAGAGAGGAGGACAAGTTCATTCTTATATTGCTCTTGTCTGCTTTTCATTTGCTCCTCCTCCTGCCTTTTGGATtgtctttctcttcttttagGTCAGGGTCTACCTCCTTTCTCTCCTTTGGACAACTCCGATCCCACGggacaaaaggaaaaaaaaaacaagaccaGCACAAACCATGTCGACCCCAAACAGCACCGACGGCACGGCCGAGCCAAAGTATGAGCCCATCAGGATAGAAAACGGCGACCAGATCGGAATGCTGGTGGTGTCCATCTTTTGCATGGTGGTGCCGACGGTCACGGTCATCATGCGCTTCATGGCCCGGGCGCGGGTGGCACGCGACTCCCGCTTCAGCATGAGCGACTGGCTGCTCATCCCCTGCCTGGTGGCGCTGTACGGGCTCAGCATCGCAAACTTCCTCATGGTCTTTGAGGGCGGCTTCACCTACGACCAGTCCACCATCCCGACCCGCTTCGGCCCCGACACCCTCGTCGCTTTCCTCAAGTGCATGGCCGCCTGGCCCATCATCTGGAACTGCGCCATCTTCACCTCCAAGCTGTCCGTCCTGCTCATGTACAGCATGCTGATGCCCGTCCGCAACATGGTCCTGGCCGTCCGCTGCTGCGCCGTCTTCCTGGCGCTCTACAACCTCAGCGGCATCATTGCCGGCTTCACCATCTGCCAGCCCTTCAGCAAGAACTGGGACGTGTCGGGCCAGGAGCCTGGCCACTGCGGAGACGTCAGGCTGTTTTACCAGTGGCTGAGCGGAATCAACGTCTTTTGCGACCTGCTCCTCTTCTTGCTGCCCATGCCTGTCCTCTACACGCTCAAGCTGGCCCCGAGGAAGAAGATTGTTCTCGCGGCGCTCTTGTGTGTTGGTGTTTTGACTGTAagctcttttcttctttttttttttttttttttttttgctaccGTTTACCTACCTATACTCAGTTATCACtcaccacaaaaaaaaacactaacAACTCCCacccaacaaaaaaaaaggtcatcATCACAATCTACCGCCAAACCCTCCTGACCAACATGGACAACACCAACGTgaccggaaccaccctcttCGCCTTCCTCTTCTCCAACCTCGAGATCGCCTTCGCCGTGATCCTAGCCTGCGTGCCCCTCCTCCGCCCCCTGTTCCGCGGCAcctttggcggcggcagcagcaacaacagcaacccaCGCGGCACCGGCAGCAACACCCTCGTGCCGCCCaccatcggcggcggcggcggtggcatgAGCGGCGGCCGCAAGTCCAAGCCGGCCAGCCGGGGCTTCGCCGagctggacgacgacgacgccgatTCTGCGGGCAGCAAGGTCGAGCTGCAGACGTACGGGAACAAGAAGAACGCCAGCGTCTCCATGGGCGATAGGGGCTCCATCGGCGGTGGCAGGGGCGGTGGCATCATGGTAGAGACGAGGTGGGAGGTTGAGAGTCACGAGATTGCGAGAGATAACGGGCATGCCATGCACAAGGTTGTCAGTCCCGTATAAAAAGTAAAAGGGGGTGGAatttggttttctttttcgtatAAAGtcttttttacttttctttGTACTATAATTACTACATATTGTGTATTTTCTAGGCTGGATATACTCTGTAGATAGCAAAATGGCGCTAGGGGGCACATAAAAAGTGGTCGGTGGGTTTCCAGGTACCTATGGACATGGTCATTTTGCTTATAAGCAAACATGAATATGATACAATACATATAGATACTAGACTATTTCGAGTATTGTTTCTACTTGACAGTCATCCTGCTACCGACCCCAAAGCCCCAATTTCAACCAAGCTAGCTTGGAGTCTTCTGGTTATGCTAGTCTAACTATCTAATACCTAACGGACAATATCAAACCGGttctccctctctctcccCCTTCCCAGAATACCgggtcttttcttttccgcccCAAAATTCCATCCTAGTAAAACCTTATTATATTCGGCGACCAAAAACAACAAGGGACCATGTAAAGACCTTCCAAGCTTCCTTGTGAtatttcttttgctttcccATGAATCCCAACTTATTTCCAAaaccgaaaaaaagagagatggGGAGCGCCCAGTTTCATGCGGATGAGATCGGCACGACGGCATTCCCAACCGGGCAAGTCGCCGGTGGGTTCTCGTTGTGGGAGGCAAGGGGAGGGACCGGAGGGTGGCCCCCCCTTCCCCCCTTGAACAAACCCACCAGTTCGGTTAAAGATATACTACTGTGCATACCATGTCGCGGGAAACGGCTTTTGAGAGCCTTGGTTTCTTtgcgtttttcttcttgttgtgTCTTGTGTAATTAGTGCCATGCTGCGTTGCAATATCCATCCTCTTCGCTTGTTGCATAGCTTCCTCCTTGCCTACCGGTAGACCCTTACTGGGAGTGCAAAAATACCTCGGGTCATAGATGTAGCGAGGTCTGAAATTACCAAGAGCTTGTTATCTGGTTGATGTTATTATACCCCCGAACCAGCATATGCTTCACCGAGAATCTTGGAGCCAATTTCATATCCTCTCTTAGGCAACTGACCTTATTCTTACCCCTGGCCCCGGGAGCCTCAACCCAACCACCCCCAGTCGAGGTCCACGGTGATTTATTCCACCCCTAGTCGACGGGAATTACGTAAAGGAGATTCAGTGGCCAAATCTCCGGATTACAACCGAGCGCTTTGCATATCTCTCCTTTTTGTTAAATCTCCAAAAGAGTTTGACGATCCAGCAGCAAGAGTAAGGCGAAGCCCGCACACTGGCCCATCAACGATAAGAACATATAACCTCCTCACAGCACCAGGCAGCTAGCTACTCATGTAAGATGCCCAGGATGACGCTCGCGGGTCTCTCGCCAATCCCCCACGCTAGGGGTTTGAACATATCCTCCCATCTCAGTGATCGTCCAGACCATGGAGGCGACTTGATGCTTGGCTGACGCTTGGAGCAAACACCGAGCTGGTCCAGGCTGCACTCCTGTCGGGAAGACGGAATGAACAAATGTGGCCAGGAGTCTCTGCAAGTAGCGATCCGGTCCAGGCCCTGGAGACCATATAAGTCGCTTTCCAAGCTACATCTTTCTCCCTCACATGTCCATCTCGGCCAGTCAATATAATGCTTCCTTCTCTCCTCACCCTGAAATCCAATTCTCATGCCAGCAGCGTAGTGAGGGAACCAGTATACTTTAGTAAGCGTTCTCGCACCAGTATCAGCCTGGTTCGAAAACATGAGCCGCGATCGTGAACCACGCAACGCATATATGACACCACGCGGAACAAGAATGCGTTAGGTCAGGGAAAACTAGAACTTTCCAAGGTTTGCACCAGACCGGTCCGGAAgaggaagagagagaaatATCACTAGCATGGCAGCTCCTCATCCCCGGACTGCCAGTTGAATGTATTGAAGACTGAAAATCTCGAGAAAACGACAGACCCAATATATGTCATATAGATAGTTTGAGATGTGATTCGCAACAAACGCAGAAGAATAACCCCCAGTGCccgcaaaaaaagagacaaaaacccaaaagaGAAAAACCCCGTCCACTCAAGTCCCCCCTCAAGGTCTCAAGGCTTCACATCCCACGGCAGAGGGTATGTCCCAACCCAGTCGGAAACCTCGCTCCTGAGCTGCACAATCTCGCTCTCCGTCTCGCCGTTGCCCAGGTACTCCAAGAAGTTCTTGAGCTTGCCGGGGCTCTTCTcgcccttggcctcggccgccttcCTGGCCGCCTTGTCAACCCTCACGGCGATGGTCACCGCCCGGTCCACAATGTCGGCGACGCGCACAAAGTCGTCTTCGCCGAAGCCGCGCGTCGTCATGGCGGGCGTTCCCATGCGCAGACCTCCCGGGGTCAGGGCCGACTTGTCGCCCGGAACCGTGTTCTTGTTGGCGGCGATGCCGACCAGCTCCAGCACGCGCTCGACGCGGGCGCCGTCGATGCCCTGCGGCTTGAGGTCCGCCAGGACCAGGTGGTTGTCCGTGCCGCCCGAGACGATCTTGTAGCCCAGACCGCCGCCGTTGCCCTTGGCCTCACCCAGACGGCGGGCAAAAGCCTTGGCGTTGACGAGGACCTGCTCCTGGTACGCGCGGAACTCGGGCATCTGCGCCTGCTTGAGCGCCACGGCCAGGGCCGCAATGGTGTGGTTGTGAGGTCCGCCCTGGTGACCGGGGAAGACGGACTGGTTGATGGGGTTCTCAAGGTCGTACATGACCTCAGCCTTGGTCTTGGGGTTCGTCGAACGCACGCCCTTCCTGAAGAAGATCATGGCACCGCGAGGGCCCCTCAGAGACTTGTGGGTGGTCGTGGTCACAATGTCGGCGTAGCCAAAAGGTCCCGGGATGACCTTGGCCGCGACCATACCCGAGATGTGTGCCATGTCGGCCAGCATGTATGCGTTGACCTTGTCGCAGATCTCACGCATGCGCTTGTAGTCGATAAACCGACTGTAGGCCGAGGTGCCCGCAACGATGATCTTGGGACGGTAGATGTGTGCCAGCTCCTCCAGCTTGTCGTAGtctatgtagccggtcgactcgTCCAGCCGGTAGGGGACCGTCTCAAAGTACTTTGAGATGAACGAGATCTTCTTGGTCGGCGTCTGGTATCCGTGGGAAAGATGGCCGCCGTGAGGCAGGTCTAGACCCATCATGCGGTCGTGGACGCCCATGAGGGCCGAGTATACGTACAAGTTGGCGGGGGCGCCAGAGAGAGCTGCAGTTGTAGAGATGTCGTCAGAAAGAGCCAGTAGAGGGGACACTGAATGCGGTGTGAGTTGTTACCTTGCACGTTCACTCCCCACTGCTTGTCATCCAAACCAAAAGTCTCCAATGCTCTTTGCTGGCATAGCCTCTCGGATTGATCGATGAACTCGTTACCGCCGTAATACCTCGCCCCGGGGTAACCCTCGGAATACTTGTCTAAGCAACAACAGCGAGCCCCAAGTCAGCAAGGATAACAATTGGTCTCTCACTGCAGGTATTTCGTCTCCCACGTACTCTGCATCGGGCTTCCTAAAGCATCCAGCACGGCCTGGGATGTGAAGTTTTCCGACGGAATGAGGTTGATGTAGTGCTTCTGCCTCTGCTTCTCCTTCTCGACAATATCGTACATGGCCGGGTCTGCGGTTTGCAGGTGCGAGGAGAGCAGCTGTTTCCATTGTCAGCAACATGCGGATATACACAGAGCATCTTTGAGTGCAAACGAACCCTCTGCTGGCTCTCATGCGAAGCCGTCGACACCATCCTGACGTGCCGGCCCACGGGCCCACGCATCCTCAGCGCCCTCGAAGCCGCCTGCCTCATTGCCGGTAATGACATGATTGCAATCACCACTCTAGCAATCTCTGTAAATTGTCCTTCTGATCCAGTCGTCCTGGAGGAattgaaaagaaaataaacaaaacaaaaaagtgcAGGCTTTTCCGAAATGATaactgttttgtttttgaccGCCTGAAACGCCGCGGTTCTCAGTTTACAGTATGGAACAATGATGCATCTATTTCGTTCCACCACTACCCTGCGTTAGTGACGGCACTCGGCGCCAGGTCGGGGTTTAGCCTCCCCCTCCCCGCGGCCCGCGCGATAACAGCTCTCTCCAGTTTGTCTCCACATTATTTTCTGCTTCTCTGATTGTTTCTTGTCAAATCAATTTGTACTGCGGATACCCGTAGAGGTTAAAAGCCCACATATAACAAAAGCCAGTAAATGGTCCGTGCTTTTTTGCTCCGCTTGCGCACTACCCAAAAACTCCAATTCGCGATGCACAATTTTCGGtctcctttttcttccctctttcctctcctcatcAACTAAATTGGGGATGATGAGACAGCTCAGACTTCGCAACAGCTCTTCCACCCTGCAGAAATGCACTGGGAGCTTGACGACATGTCCTGGCCACCCACACCACAAGATCAGAGGGGCAATTTGATAGCAATCTGACCCAAAATAGTTGGTTCTTTAAGCCTTGTGATGGTTCTCGGgcatgtttttgtttttgtgttttCTGGCCCATGCGCGAGTTCTTTGGCCTCTTCGTTTGTTTACCTAGTGAATCTAGTCATTTTTTTACGTGTCCTAAGCGACCAGACGGCACGTAACTATCATTACTGCCTATCTTGTGTATCTCGAGCTTCCTGTATCTCGAGCTAGTCGCCCATACGCAAGTCATGCCTCAAGCGAGGAGATTGACTGCTACCCTGCTGGAGATCGTTTAAGAGATGAATGGCCGATCTCGGGGAACTCTTGAATTCTCATATCTACGTGGAGACAACGAGAGTCGTACCCTGGCATATAGTGTTCATATCTGCCAGAAAGCATTCAAGTAATAGCAGTGACTGTGACCTGGGGACTTGCTGTGGCAGGAGATAACTCTGGTGAAAAGTTTCACCCGTAGGCAAATATAAAGAACCCCACAGCCCCCTGATGCTCACAAACTAATTCAAACATCTGGTTCCAACGCAATTCACATTCACACGAAGCTGTCAAGGTGCTATAACATTCAGTCAAGCCACGCTGTACCCAGATCGTTTCCTCATACACGCCACGGCCAGGTGAAACCGACGTAACCAGACCACATTTGAGCATATAAAAAACCTCATGTACAGCTTGGACATCATTGCATTTTGTTCccccttcctttttttcaatGCCGTCCCTGGTATGATGAGGGAGAATAAAAAAGAGATATCAGACCCCTTTCCCCGTCCATCACAAACCGTTCCATGTTGCGTTAAACTGCTCGAAAATGTagtaaaaaagagaaaacagACCCAGGCGAAGAGCTCATTGGCGATACTAAGAAAAAGGACCCAAAACCGATTACTCCGAATGCAGGCCGCCAGTCCGTCATCATTCAGTGAAGAGAAGACTGCCTTTGTGATTCTAAGGTTTTCCCCTCGAGAGTTTTTGTGTGTTGCATGCCTCGGTTCCGTCCCCTTCactcctcggcctcgccgGCAAGGGCGTTCCTCTTGGCCGCCTGCCTCTCCAACTTCCTCTCGCGGGCAGCCTTGGTCTTTGCACGCTTGGCGTCCATCTCGTCCTTGAGCAGCCTCTCGCGCTGCTTCTCAGCCTTGGCACGGTGGATCTGTAGATATAGTCATGTTAGTATTGAGCCTTGGTCCGGGTGCATTGGCACCGGAGTTCCTGATTTGGTTGGGATTTTATCAGGTTGGAACGGGGTGTCACGTACGTGCTCAACAAGCGCACGCTTGTGCTTGAAGGTGTTACCCTTGGCGGAGTGGTAAAGCTCGTGGTAAAGGTGCTTGTCGATCTTGCCGCTGGCGCGGTACTTGACGAGCAACCGACGGAGAACCCGCTGGCGGCGCATCCAGACGACCTGACTGTGTATCGGATAGCAATGTCAGCCAAATATTCTAATCCGGCTCACTCAAAGCAACCATGGCCACGTCTGATGGCTCTTGGAAGCATGGTCCAAAAGTAAAATTCCATCATCCCATCTCGTCTCTCCGGGGTAAAAACGTACGTCGGCATACGGGCATCTGCGGTACCCTTGCGCTTTCCGAAACCACGGTGCCGGCCGATCCGTCGGGCGAGGTTAAGCTCCCGAGCGCGTGCTCTTGAGTGCATGGTGACTGGCTTCTTGATGATCAGGCCATCCTGGACAAGCTTGCGGATGGTCTGGCGGGAGTTGGCGTTGGAGATCTCGGACACCTCGTTGGGGTCCAGCCAGATCTTGTTCTTGCCACAGTCCAAAACGGACGCGGCAAGGCGCTTCTGAGTCGTCAGGTTGACCCTACAtggcaagaaaaacaagcagCCGTTAGTCCCTAGATCCAAAACTTTGTCCTGTGATGATTTTGCTGATGATGGCGTCGGTTGTGGTGGTGCAGAAACCGCTGGTCGGAGGAGCGGGGGCGTGTGTAAAAATCGGCATAGACTCTGTGGCGGTTTCTTTGCTCGTCTCTCCGG
The Pyricularia oryzae 70-15 chromosome 1, whole genome shotgun sequence DNA segment above includes these coding regions:
- a CDS encoding serine hydroxymethyltransferase — its product is MSLPAMRQAASRALRMRGPVGRHVRMVSTASHESQQRLLSSHLQTADPAMYDIVEKEKQRQKHYINLIPSENFTSQAVLDALGSPMQNKYSEGYPGARYYGGNEFIDQSERLCQQRALETFGLDDKQWGVNVQALSGAPANLYVYSALMGVHDRMMGLDLPHGGHLSHGYQTPTKKISFISKYFETVPYRLDESTGYIDYDKLEELAHIYRPKIIVAGTSAYSRFIDYKRMREICDKVNAYMLADMAHISGMVAAKVIPGPFGYADIVTTTTHKSLRGPRGAMIFFRKGVRSTNPKTKAEVMYDLENPINQSVFPGHQGGPHNHTIAALAVALKQAQMPEFRAYQEQVLVNAKAFARRLGEAKGNGGGLGYKIVSGGTDNHLVLADLKPQGIDGARVERVLELVGIAANKNTVPGDKSALTPGGLRMGTPAMTTRGFGEDDFVRVADIVDRAVTIAVRVDKAARKAAEAKGEKSPGKLKNFLEYLGNGETESEIVQLRSEVSDWVGTYPLPWDVKP
- a CDS encoding 60S ribosomal protein L19, whose product is MVNLTTQKRLAASVLDCGKNKIWLDPNEVSEISNANSRQTIRKLVQDGLIIKKPVTMHSRARARELNLARRIGRHRGFGKRKGTADARMPTQVVWMRRQRVLRRLLVKYRASGKIDKHLYHELYHSAKGNTFKHKRALVEHIHRAKAEKQRERLLKDEMDAKRAKTKAARERKLERQAAKRNALAGEAEE